AAAACGGAGAGCCACGAGGAGGGGAGAACATGAACGCGCGAGTCGCAGTGACGGTCCTAACGTTGCTCCTGGCTTTCGCCACCCCGGCGCAGCCACAAGAACCGATCAAGATCGGCGGGCTCCTCGAGACCTCGGGGTTCATCGCGACCCTCGGTAATCCCGGCCTCGAGGGCGCGCGCCTGGCCGTGGAGCAAGTCAACGGCGCGGGAGGCATTCGAGGGCGCACGATTGACTTCGTAAACATCAACACCGAAAGCGACGAGACGAAGAGCGTCACCGCGGCGAAGCGGTTGATCGAGCAGGAGCATGTGGCGGCCATTGTCGGGCCGATGAGCAGCGGCTCATCCTTCGCCATCATCGACACGGTGCAGCGGGCGAAAGTCCCGGTCGTGGCCAACGGCGCGTCCCGCGGGATCGTGCTGCCGGTCGAGAAGAAACCGTGGATCTTCCTGGCCCCACTCACCGACGTTCTTGTGCAGGGCAAGATGCTGACGCAGATGAAGGCGCACGGCATCACGAAGATCGCCGTGCTGCACTCGGACGTCGCGTTCGGGACCAGCGGCGCTCAGCAACTCGGGCACTTGGCACCGGCTGCGGGGATCCGCCTCGTGTTGGAGCAGACCTTCGGCAACAGCGACCAGGACATGACGCCGCAGCTCACCAAGATCCGGGGGAGCGATGCGGAAGCGACCGTGATCTGGGCAACCGGGCCCGGTCTCGCCATCGCGACGAAAAACTACCGCCAGCTCGGCATCAAGGCACCGCTCTACCTCGCCCACTCCGCCAACGACTTCAACTTCCTCAAGCTCGCCGGAGACGCGGCCAACGATGTGTTGCTGCCGTCCTCGAAGATCTACGTGGCGAACGCGTTGTCCGCGAACGACCCCCAGAAATCCGTGACGGAACGGTTTGTCTCGGCATACGAGTCGAAGTACGGAAAGAAGCCCGCCACCTTCGCGGCGAACGGGTACGATGCGATGATGATCATCGCAGCCGCGCTCCGCAAGGCCGGGCCCGACCGCGAAAAACTCCGCGATGCGATCGAGGCCCTGAAAGATCATGTCGGGGTCACCGCCGTGTACAGCTACTCGCCCACCGACCACTTCGGCGCGGGGGAGGACAGCGTCGTCATCCTCATCGTCCACAACGGCCAGTTCGAGTTGGCGAAATAGACGGTACGCTCGAGAGGGCCGAAACGACCGCGGCCCAGGAGGCATCGATGGCAACGATTCGCTTGGTCGATCCGGCGCAGGTCAGCGGGAAAGTCCGTGAGATCTTTGATGCGGTGCTGCGGCGCGAGCGAAAGGTGTTCGGCGCGAGCAGCGTCTCGAACATCTGGCGCTGTATGGGCCACTCGCCGCAGCTCGTCGAGGCGAACTGGGGCCGCTCACGTGCGCTGATGCAGCGCGGCAATTTCAGCCCGCTCCAGCGGGAGATGATCGCGACGGCGGTGTCGGCGGGCAACTCATGCGTGTACTGAATCGACTCTCATGTGGCCGCCGTGATGCGGCTGGGGGTCGACGAGGTGGGGATCACCGAGCTCATGGGGGTGACCGAGCACGCGCGCGGCCTCACCATTGCCGCAGAGGGGCTGCTGCTCCGGTCGCTGGAGCAGAGCAGCGGGGCGCTCGTGCCCCCGCTCGACCCGGAAGATGTTGACGGCCCCGTCCGGTCGCTCCTCGCCGAGATCGCGGCCTGGAGCGCCAACGCGATGGGTCAGCCCGGGGCACCACTTCTCTGGCGGATCCTAGCTCGCAACCCCCATTACCTGGAGGCGACCTGGCGGAAAGAAGGTGCGGTGATGGGGACCGGCGCGCTGGCGGCCCACGACAAACGACGCATCGCGCTCGGCGTCGCGATGGCGACGCGCGGGCCGTACATGGTCCAGTACCACGCCGCGGTGCTCCGCCACGCGGGAGACTCGGACCGGGACTTATTGGAGGTCTTGGGCGTCGCGGACTACTTCACCACGCTCAACACGCTGGCGGAGGGCATGCAGATCGAGTCCGACATTCGGCCGCCGGAGACGCCGTCGTCATCATGAACATGCTCGTACCGGAGTGTTCGGTTGCCGCTCGGTCTTGACCAGGCACTCGGGGACAATCAGCATGTTCGCGGCGACGAAGGGGGGATTTTTTCACGTGACGGGGCTCCGCTCGGGCGTTGAAGGA
This bacterium DNA region includes the following protein-coding sequences:
- a CDS encoding ABC transporter substrate-binding protein, which gives rise to MNARVAVTVLTLLLAFATPAQPQEPIKIGGLLETSGFIATLGNPGLEGARLAVEQVNGAGGIRGRTIDFVNINTESDETKSVTAAKRLIEQEHVAAIVGPMSSGSSFAIIDTVQRAKVPVVANGASRGIVLPVEKKPWIFLAPLTDVLVQGKMLTQMKAHGITKIAVLHSDVAFGTSGAQQLGHLAPAAGIRLVLEQTFGNSDQDMTPQLTKIRGSDAEATVIWATGPGLAIATKNYRQLGIKAPLYLAHSANDFNFLKLAGDAANDVLLPSSKIYVANALSANDPQKSVTERFVSAYESKYGKKPATFAANGYDAMMIIAAALRKAGPDREKLRDAIEALKDHVGVTAVYSYSPTDHFGAGEDSVVILIVHNGQFELAK
- a CDS encoding carboxymuconolactone decarboxylase family protein, which encodes MRLGVDEVGITELMGVTEHARGLTIAAEGLLLRSLEQSSGALVPPLDPEDVDGPVRSLLAEIAAWSANAMGQPGAPLLWRILARNPHYLEATWRKEGAVMGTGALAAHDKRRIALGVAMATRGPYMVQYHAAVLRHAGDSDRDLLEVLGVADYFTTLNTLAEGMQIESDIRPPETPSSS